In the Camelus dromedarius isolate mCamDro1 chromosome 13, mCamDro1.pat, whole genome shotgun sequence genome, one interval contains:
- the LOC116151471 gene encoding uncharacterized protein LOC116151471 isoform X5: MEPRWGWESAVCTAGGLMLLWTSLCLNSCSTLGENSISEPVLGDLTEITLVAQASDREHVPSCSQPQTSTDASYTGKDPDLGGPWPPEIRQMLDSSNAESPERRFRLNSFVADFGRPLLPKVFSGRAMTNLGPSFTATSMKWTA; the protein is encoded by the exons atggagcccaggtggggctgggagtctgctgtttgtacagccggtgggctcATGTTGCTTTGgacatccctgtgcctgaattcctgcagtacactcggtg agaacagcatctctgagcccgtcctgggtgacctcacagagatcaccctagtggcccaggctagtgaccgggaacatgtaccttcctgcagccaaccccagacgtccactgatgcatcatatacagGCAAAGAT cctgacCTGGGGGGGCCTTGGCCGCCAGaaattcgccagatgttggactccag caatgcagagtctcccgagaGGAGATTCAGACTCAACAGCTTTGTGGcagactttggaagaccgctgctgcccaaggtgttctctggcagggcaatgacgaatctaggtccctctttcactgctacgtcaatgaagtggaccGCTTAG
- the LOC116151471 gene encoding uncharacterized protein LOC116151471 isoform X1, whose protein sequence is MSVTSLSLPHLLLQIEQDPGGSTKPVPSAILCVMSCDPVDAQHPPAEETDCLRYMKGEDTYYPHGAQVGLGVCCLYSRWAHVALDIPVPEFLQYTRCLFPNLQNWNDVNHPAVHSMVHPRLELSGSKSISEGTYLKRNGFPDSEGQRKHQPGLEKENSISEPVLGDLTEITLVAQASDREHVPSCSQPQTSTDASYTGKDPDLGGPWPPEIRQMLDSSNAESPERRFRLNSFVADFGRPLLPKVFSGRAMTNLGPSFTATSMKWTA, encoded by the exons atgtctgtgacctcactctcgctgccccacctcttattacag attgaacaggatccagggggaagtaccaagcctgtcccatcggccatcctgtgtgtcatgtcctgtgacccagtggatgctcagcac cctccagctgaagaaacagattgccttagatacatgaaaggtgaggacacctactatccccatggagcccaggtggggctgggagtctgctgtttgtacagccggtgggctcATGTTGCTTTGgacatccctgtgcctgaattcctgcagtacactcggtg cctgtttcctaatctgcaaaactggaatgatgttaaccatcctgcag tgcattccatggtgcatcctcgcctagaattgagtggaagcaagtccatctcagaagggacatacctgaagagaaatggctttccagactctgaagggcagagaaagcaccagcctgggttagagaaag agaacagcatctctgagcccgtcctgggtgacctcacagagatcaccctagtggcccaggctagtgaccgggaacatgtaccttcctgcagccaaccccagacgtccactgatgcatcatatacagGCAAAGAT cctgacCTGGGGGGGCCTTGGCCGCCAGaaattcgccagatgttggactccag caatgcagagtctcccgagaGGAGATTCAGACTCAACAGCTTTGTGGcagactttggaagaccgctgctgcccaaggtgttctctggcagggcaatgacgaatctaggtccctctttcactgctacgtcaatgaagtggaccGCTTAG
- the LOC116151471 gene encoding uncharacterized protein LOC116151471 isoform X4 produces the protein MEPRWGWESAVCTAGGLMLLWTSLCLNSCSTLGVHSMVHPRLELSGSKSISEGTYLKRNGFPDSEGQRKHQPGLEKENSISEPVLGDLTEITLVAQASDREHVPSCSQPQTSTDASYTGKDPDLGGPWPPEIRQMLDSSNAESPERRFRLNSFVADFGRPLLPKVFSGRAMTNLGPSFTATSMKWTA, from the exons atggagcccaggtggggctgggagtctgctgtttgtacagccggtgggctcATGTTGCTTTGgacatccctgtgcctgaattcctgcagtacactcggtg tgcattccatggtgcatcctcgcctagaattgagtggaagcaagtccatctcagaagggacatacctgaagagaaatggctttccagactctgaagggcagagaaagcaccagcctgggttagagaaag agaacagcatctctgagcccgtcctgggtgacctcacagagatcaccctagtggcccaggctagtgaccgggaacatgtaccttcctgcagccaaccccagacgtccactgatgcatcatatacagGCAAAGAT cctgacCTGGGGGGGCCTTGGCCGCCAGaaattcgccagatgttggactccag caatgcagagtctcccgagaGGAGATTCAGACTCAACAGCTTTGTGGcagactttggaagaccgctgctgcccaaggtgttctctggcagggcaatgacgaatctaggtccctctttcactgctacgtcaatgaagtggaccGCTTAG
- the LOC116151471 gene encoding uncharacterized protein LOC116151471 isoform X3 yields the protein MSCDPVDAQHPPAEETDCLRYMKGEDTYYPHGAQVGLGVCCLYSRWAHVALDIPVPEFLQYTRCLFPNLQNWNDVNHPAVHSMVHPRLELSGSKSISEGTYLKRNGFPDSEGQRKHQPGLEKENSISEPVLGDLTEITLVAQASDREHVPSCSQPQTSTDASYTGKDPDLGGPWPPEIRQMLDSSNAESPERRFRLNSFVADFGRPLLPKVFSGRAMTNLGPSFTATSMKWTA from the exons atgtcctgtgacccagtggatgctcagcac cctccagctgaagaaacagattgccttagatacatgaaaggtgaggacacctactatccccatggagcccaggtggggctgggagtctgctgtttgtacagccggtgggctcATGTTGCTTTGgacatccctgtgcctgaattcctgcagtacactcggtg cctgtttcctaatctgcaaaactggaatgatgttaaccatcctgcag tgcattccatggtgcatcctcgcctagaattgagtggaagcaagtccatctcagaagggacatacctgaagagaaatggctttccagactctgaagggcagagaaagcaccagcctgggttagagaaag agaacagcatctctgagcccgtcctgggtgacctcacagagatcaccctagtggcccaggctagtgaccgggaacatgtaccttcctgcagccaaccccagacgtccactgatgcatcatatacagGCAAAGAT cctgacCTGGGGGGGCCTTGGCCGCCAGaaattcgccagatgttggactccag caatgcagagtctcccgagaGGAGATTCAGACTCAACAGCTTTGTGGcagactttggaagaccgctgctgcccaaggtgttctctggcagggcaatgacgaatctaggtccctctttcactgctacgtcaatgaagtggaccGCTTAG
- the LOC116151471 gene encoding uncharacterized protein LOC116151471 isoform X2 produces MYLPAANPRRPLMHHIQAKILTWGGLGRQKFARCWTPGAASVALEAGRRSPGELGPGRRRRRRRRRLGVGVHSRELLHFFSPPRPGLGATSAAGDLPEVRLQQCRVSREEIQTQQLCGRLWKTAAAQGVLWQGNDESRSLFHCYVNEVDRLGKAKSGIQTIALDSDIRLQEAIRCIRWPKEEPNRVMKCDIPNFINTDQNYSFGEDDLLILEPPIVLENNPVAQTSHKDLNWKRALSCVFLKM; encoded by the exons atgtaccttcctgcagccaaccccagacgtccactgatgcatcatatacagGCAAAGAT cctgacCTGGGGGGGCCTTGGCCGCCAGaaattcgccagatgttggactccag ggGCGGCTTCTGTTGCcctagaggcgggacgccggtctccaggtgagcttggtcctgggaggcggaggcggcggcggcggcggcggctgggggttggggtccattccagggagctgctccatttcttctctcccccgcggcctggcctgggggcgacctctgccgccggagatttgcctgaggtccgactccag caatgcagagtctcccgagaGGAGATTCAGACTCAACAGCTTTGTGGcagactttggaagaccgctgctgcccaaggtgttctctggcagggcaatgacgaatctaggtccctctttcactgctacgtcaatgaagtggaccGCTTAGGCAAGGCCAAATCTGGTATCCagaccatagcccttgacagtgatattcggctccaggaagccatcagatgcatcAGGTGGCCAAAGGAGGAGCCAAACAGGgtcatgaaatgtgacatccccaacttcatcaacacggaccagaactattcctttggggaagatgatctcctgattttggaaccaccgattgttctagaaaataaccCAGTTGCCCAGacttcacacaaagacttgaattggaaaCGTGCTTTGtcatgtgtctttctgaagatgtga
- the LOC116151471 gene encoding uncharacterized protein LOC116151471 isoform X6, whose protein sequence is MAFQTLKGRESTSLENSISEPVLGDLTEITLVAQASDREHVPSCSQPQTSTDASYTGKDPDLGGPWPPEIRQMLDSSNAESPERRFRLNSFVADFGRPLLPKVFSGRAMTNLGPSFTATSMKWTA, encoded by the exons atggctttccagactctgaagggcagagaaagcaccagcctgg agaacagcatctctgagcccgtcctgggtgacctcacagagatcaccctagtggcccaggctagtgaccgggaacatgtaccttcctgcagccaaccccagacgtccactgatgcatcatatacagGCAAAGAT cctgacCTGGGGGGGCCTTGGCCGCCAGaaattcgccagatgttggactccag caatgcagagtctcccgagaGGAGATTCAGACTCAACAGCTTTGTGGcagactttggaagaccgctgctgcccaaggtgttctctggcagggcaatgacgaatctaggtccctctttcactgctacgtcaatgaagtggaccGCTTAG